A genomic window from Bradyrhizobium lupini includes:
- a CDS encoding ABC transporter ATP-binding protein yields MGQITLQDVQKSFGPVHIIKGADLEIADGSFVVFVGPSGCGKTTLLRLIAGLEDVSGGKILIDGKNVVDTPPAKRGLSMVFQSYALYPHMSVRGNIGFGLKMAGLAKDEINRKVEAAAATLNLTPYLDRKPRELSGGQRQRVAIGRAIVREPKAFLFDEPLSNLDAALRVQMRIEVTRLQKQLGTTAIYVTHDQVEAMTMADKIVVLNGGKIEQYGSPLELYEKPANLFVAGFIGSPKMNFVTGEHALQKGAATIGVRPEHLKIERDGAGGWQGTIAVAEHLGSDTFLYVDAGQLGMLTARYIGELSLHAGDHVSLLPEPARIHRFDASGSAIRG; encoded by the coding sequence ATGGGTCAGATCACACTTCAGGACGTGCAGAAATCCTTCGGCCCCGTGCACATCATCAAGGGCGCGGACCTGGAGATCGCCGATGGGTCGTTCGTGGTGTTCGTGGGGCCGTCGGGCTGCGGCAAGACCACGCTCTTGCGGCTGATCGCGGGGCTCGAGGACGTCTCCGGCGGCAAGATCCTGATCGACGGCAAGAACGTGGTCGACACGCCGCCGGCCAAGCGCGGGCTCTCGATGGTGTTCCAGTCCTATGCGCTCTATCCGCATATGAGCGTGCGCGGCAACATCGGCTTCGGCCTGAAGATGGCGGGGCTGGCCAAGGACGAGATCAACCGTAAGGTCGAGGCCGCCGCCGCAACGCTGAACCTCACGCCCTATCTCGATCGCAAGCCGCGCGAGCTCTCCGGCGGCCAGCGCCAGCGCGTCGCGATCGGGCGTGCCATCGTCCGCGAGCCCAAGGCGTTTTTGTTCGACGAGCCGCTCTCCAACCTCGACGCGGCGCTGCGCGTGCAGATGCGGATCGAGGTGACGCGGCTCCAGAAGCAGCTCGGCACCACCGCGATCTATGTCACCCACGACCAGGTCGAGGCCATGACCATGGCCGACAAGATCGTGGTGCTCAACGGCGGCAAGATCGAGCAATACGGCTCGCCGCTGGAGCTCTACGAGAAGCCGGCCAACCTCTTCGTCGCCGGCTTCATCGGCTCGCCCAAGATGAACTTCGTGACCGGCGAGCACGCCTTGCAGAAGGGCGCAGCAACGATCGGCGTACGGCCTGAGCATCTCAAGATCGAGCGCGACGGTGCCGGCGGCTGGCAGGGAACGATCGCGGTGGCCGAGCACCTCGGCAGCGACACCTTCCTTTATGTCGATGCCGGTCAGCTCGGCATGCTGACGGCGCGCTACATCGGTGAGTTGAGCCTGCACGCCGGCGACCATGTATCGCTGCTGCCGGAGCCCGCGCGCATCCATCGCTTCGACGCAAGC